A genomic window from Planctomycetota bacterium includes:
- a CDS encoding ATP-dependent DNA ligase — MPSPAPDVSADTLSAFAVANDAAAATTKKLEKQSALAGYFRTLGEDDLARAVRFAGGRAFAETDERVVGVSGRTFGDVAVSVLGLDRSAWRLAVIRNGEVGEALASVWQQRDGDPLVLADLEHLFEDLAATGNAEEKRHMLAAVLRRCNNDREAAYLGKIVMGDLRTGVRDGNLLAAIAEAFERDEADVRRAALLIGALDAVVLRAKADTLAEAEFTLFHPIQFMLATPVETAELAAEKMPEAGFHTDDKLDGIRGQVHKDETGDGERLHIYTRTLDRTDASFPDVVDQLQKVSGSFLLDGEILPYKRGVVLPFSSIQKRLGRKQLTASILQKHPCVFVAFDILYRDGVLLMDAPLTERRAVLEDLAKQCGATTLGEEATGPFLLARQMPTRTADEIEAAFLEARAARNEGLILKDPSSSYTPGRRGGAWLKLKTHLPTLDCVVVAAEHGHGKRRDVLSDYTFAVWAGEPGASELLTLGKAYSGVTDAEIAELTTLFKEIATDFNGRVYQVKPQVVMEIAMDQVQRSDRHNSGYALRFPRIKRIRHDKNIEDADTLERVAKVYESESNFGQVEDEVDGQMSLFG, encoded by the coding sequence GTGCCGAGTCCCGCGCCCGACGTATCCGCCGACACGTTATCCGCGTTTGCCGTGGCTAACGACGCTGCCGCGGCGACGACGAAGAAGCTGGAGAAGCAATCCGCATTGGCCGGGTATTTCCGAACGCTCGGGGAGGACGATCTGGCAAGGGCGGTGCGGTTCGCTGGGGGGCGGGCGTTCGCCGAGACCGACGAACGCGTCGTCGGCGTGAGCGGGCGGACCTTCGGCGACGTCGCGGTGTCGGTGCTCGGGCTCGACCGATCGGCCTGGCGGCTGGCAGTCATCCGCAACGGTGAAGTCGGCGAAGCCCTCGCGTCGGTTTGGCAGCAGCGCGACGGCGACCCGCTGGTGCTCGCGGACCTGGAGCATCTGTTTGAGGACCTTGCCGCGACCGGCAACGCCGAGGAAAAACGCCACATGCTCGCGGCGGTGCTCCGCCGCTGCAACAACGACCGCGAGGCGGCGTACCTCGGCAAGATCGTCATGGGCGACCTGCGCACCGGCGTGCGCGACGGTAACCTGCTCGCCGCAATCGCCGAGGCGTTCGAGCGGGACGAGGCGGACGTCCGCCGGGCGGCGCTGCTGATCGGCGCGCTGGATGCGGTGGTGCTTCGGGCCAAGGCCGACACGCTCGCCGAGGCGGAGTTCACACTCTTCCACCCGATCCAGTTCATGCTCGCCACGCCGGTGGAGACGGCCGAACTTGCCGCCGAGAAAATGCCCGAGGCCGGCTTCCACACCGACGACAAACTCGACGGCATCCGTGGCCAAGTACACAAGGATGAAACTGGGGACGGGGAACGCCTCCACATCTACACCCGCACTCTCGACCGCACCGACGCGAGCTTCCCCGACGTCGTCGACCAACTGCAAAAGGTGTCAGGGTCCTTTTTGCTCGACGGGGAGATCCTCCCCTACAAGCGCGGCGTCGTGTTGCCGTTCTCGAGCATCCAGAAACGCCTGGGTCGCAAGCAACTCACCGCGAGTATTCTGCAGAAACATCCGTGCGTGTTCGTCGCGTTCGACATCCTCTACCGCGACGGCGTGCTGTTGATGGACGCGCCGCTGACCGAGCGGCGGGCGGTGCTGGAGGACCTGGCCAAACAGTGCGGCGCGACGACGCTCGGTGAGGAGGCGACCGGACCGTTCCTGCTCGCGCGGCAGATGCCGACACGCACCGCCGACGAGATCGAAGCCGCCTTCCTCGAAGCCCGTGCCGCCCGCAACGAGGGCTTGATCCTCAAGGACCCCAGCAGCTCTTACACCCCTGGTCGCCGCGGCGGTGCGTGGCTGAAGTTGAAGACGCACCTGCCCACGCTCGACTGCGTCGTCGTCGCCGCCGAGCACGGCCACGGCAAACGCCGCGACGTGCTCAGCGATTACACCTTCGCCGTCTGGGCCGGCGAGCCCGGCGCGAGCGAACTGCTCACGCTCGGCAAGGCCTACAGCGGCGTCACCGACGCTGAGATCGCCGAGCTGACGACGCTGTTCAAGGAGATCGCCACCGACTTCAACGGGCGGGTATATCAGGTGAAGCCGCAGGTCGTCATGGAGATCGCCATGGACCAGGTGCAGAGAAGCGACCGCCACAATAGCGGCTACGCCCTGCGCTTCCCCCGCATCAAACGCATCCGCCATGACAAGAACATCGAAGACGCCGACACGCTCGAGCGCGTGGCGAAGGTCTACGAAAGCGAAAGCAACTTCGGGCAGGTGGAGGACGAAGTCGACGGGCAGATGAGTT